From Serratia fonticola:
CATTCTCTTTGCTACGCGCTGACAGCTGATCCTGCAGTTGGGCTATGGCCTGCTGATTTTGCTGTAACGTTTGCTGCAGTTGCTTGATCTGTTGCGCTTTTTGTTCGTTATCTTTGGTTTGCGCTGCCAACTGTTGCTGCAATTGCGAGCTGTTACGTTGCTCCTGCTGTTGCAGCTTCATTTGCTGCATCTGCCGCTCGCTTTCCTTGGCCTGTACGGCAAGCTGTTGCTGCAGCCGCGCATTTTCCCGCTGGCTTTGCTCAATGGCCTGTTGCAGACGCGCCAACTCTGCAGAAGAGCCCGCTGACCGAGATTGCGCTTTACGCAACTGCTCAAGAGCCGCTTCCTGGCTGGTGACTTTGGCTTTCAGCTGATTGATGGTTGCCTGCAGCGTCTTCATCTCGCGAATACGCTCACTGCCCCTCTCATCCGCCGACTTTGCCAGTGCGTTAGGTTTGCTGCTGGCAGGTTTACTACTTTTGGGTCTTGCAGGTTCTGCTGTATCCAGTTGTGAAGGCGTCAGAAACAGGAGTGCCGGAGCCTCATCCACCTGGCGCGTGATCGCTTCCAGTGAATTCAACGCATGGGCATCGGGAGTCACTGCCTCCTCAGCCCTTACGACTCCTAGCGGCAACGCCAACGTCAACAAGGCACCGCAATATATCCTGCGTTTCATTTCACGCCTTCCCCTCTCTGGATCAAGCCTTGCAGGACGTCACGTTCGATCTCGGCACATAACTGATTGGTCTTGTATTTGTACAACGCATCAAGAGTGTCTTTGGTTGTCGAACTCACATCGCCGCGTACCGCGCTATATACCGAGGCATTGTTCACCAGACGGTTAAAGTTGGCCTGCTTGATCGCGTAAGCCTTCGGATTAACCTGTTTGAGTGACGCCAACTCGCTTTGGCAAAGGCCAATTTTGCTGGTTTTGGTTTCTGGGGCAGCCGGTTCTGGCGGCGGGGACACACTGATCTGCTGAGGGGGAGCTTGTACGGTGGTCGCTGGTGGGTGTTCTTGCCAACGGGTCTGTGAGGTTTTCTGGCATCCTGCCAGCAACAAACCACTGCACAGTATTACGCCTAAACAGAGGTTCTTTTGGGTGATTATCATTGAAAATTCCTTTCAAAAAATTCCGTTACCGATAGGTCAACTCAGACAAGATCGGCTATATCCTGGATAAATAATATGTGCATTTTTCAGCAATGATATAGGGGTGGCTCTTTAGTAGCAAACATTCACTGGAGCTATACTATGGCCGCTCATTGCCCCTACTCTTGCAACGTTCGCCATGGCCTATTAACTAAACGAATACTTAACCGGGCATCACCGGTGACCTGCATAGCGCATAATGCGCCTGCAACTTGCCCGCGATTTAACATGCCCACGACGTTTGTGAAGTGCAAAATAATACTGGTATTTTTTATATCCAGCAACTCTGCAAGCGAGCCTGAACGCCGAGTTACGGGGCAAAAACGGCGCTTGCCGCCAGGAAGGACAAAGACACTCTCCCGCATACGACAGCATTCATTCTGATTTTTTGGTACAAGAAACCGTAAAAAAATAAAATAAAATAGATTTAAAACAATAACATAAATGAATAACTGACGATGTTCACCGCTATCATCGCCCCCACCATTTTTCCGAATGGAAATGACTATTACCCATGATTAAAAATAGATGTTTATATTATTAAAAACGCATTTTTTGGCGATTTACTCCACTCGCATCCGGGTGATTTTCTAGAGCGACAGCGCAATCTAAAGATTTATCCGAGGCACTCGGATTGTCGTGTCAAAAATACAGGGCTTGATGATAATCCTTAAGCTGACTTCCCCACCGATTATTAGGAACAATCCATGCAAATTACAGGAAATACCTTAGCAAAAGATCTCATTTCCCCACCTTATAAATAAGAATTTTCTTGGGTTTGCTCTTTAAAATATTAACACCCCGCAAAATTCGGCATTAACTCACAAAATGTGCTCGATCTGCAATGATAGCGGCCTGCCTGCCGGTGCTAAAGTTTAACCAGCTGGAAAATAAGCCAATTTGCTCACAACCTCGACAAACGGAACATTTGTGCATTTTCATGCTTTACAAGCCCCATCGGCACCGCTATTATTCGCCCCGTTCACACGATTCCTCTGTAGTTCAGTCGGTAGAACGGCGGACTGTTAATCCGTATGTCACTGGTTCGAGTCCAGTCAGAGGAGCCATATTTAGAAAAGCCCGCTTAGGCAACTAAGCGGGATTTTTGCTGTTTAACACCGGGTGACTCAATCGTCATAAGGCTCGCCGAGCGTAAGCATCAACCGGTTGGCCCAGGCAAAGAAGGCCGTCGCCTGCACCAGGTCCAACAACTCCAGTTCGCCCAACCCTTGTTGGCGTAACGCAATCAGCTGAGCCGCATTGGCCTGCGGTGGCGTGGCCGAAAGCGCTGCGGCAAAGTCTATTTGCGTACGCCAATCCTCACCCTGCCCCTCGCTCAAGATCCCTCCCGGCGCGATATCCAGCAAGCGCTGCACCTCTTCTGCCCTTTTGGATAACTGCGCCGCTTTACGCGCATGCACCGAGGCACAGTAAATACAGCCGTTCACCTTGCTGGCCACCGCCGCAGCCAACTCCCGATCCTGGCGGGCCAGACCACCTGCGGTGTAGAAAATGGCCCTATCCGTGATGGTTCGCTGTTCCAGCACCGCATGATCACGCGCCAACAAACGGAAATAGTCAGAATCCGCGTGACCGAACTTGGTCAGCAAGGCTTTTCCCGGTTCGTCAAACGCCGCCAAGGGTTTAGCCGCAATCCAGGGCTCCCATCCCAACTCCTGGCTGGTGAACGCAGGCGGTGCATGGCGGCCACTGGCTGTATGGCTCGCGGTGCGCCAGGCGGAAGCTCGAACGGGAGCACGGCCACTGGTCGCTACCGGCAACCCTGCCAGCAAGCGGTAGCCGTACAGCAGACGGCTCTGGAAACTGACAAAAGCGATCAGCTGTGAAAGCGTGACGATGTCATCCAATGACCACCCCGCCTGTTGCAAGGCCTGCAAGTGTTTGGCCTCTGCCCCGGCGGGTTTGAAGGCCAAGCGTTCTGCGTGATCCAAGGCAGCCTGCAAACGTGGTCCGTCTGCGGGCTGAGTCTGCTGCAATTGGGCATAATGCGCCGCCAACTGCCGATCGCCGTGCCATTCACTGATACGCTGCGCCAACAGCAGGCGCTCCGCAATGGTGAAACCGCCCACCTCCTGTGGCGCAAACAGTCTCTGATAGCTGGCCTCAATCCCGTCGGTTGCCGCCTGACGTGTTGCTCTGGCCTGTGCCAAAGGAGAGTCTGGGGCGATTTCAGCTAGTCTGGTCAGGTGATCCTGGGTGTCGGTCATACGTTTTCCTCTGCGTGATGTGAATAAGCCAACGTGGCAGGATTGCGCCGCTGCCAGCCCAGTGCTGGTGCAACGTCGCGAGCTATCAGCTCAATGGAGCGCAAAATATAGGCGTGTGGCGGATCGATAGAGTGCACCTGAAATGCCAAATCGGTGACGCGGGCCAGCGCGCTATCCCGTTGCAACGAAGCGATCACCTGCTCTGGCGTACCGAGATGCACGTCAAAAGCGCGGATCAGGCCGTCGAGCGACTCATCCTGTACCTGATGCCCACTGGCGCGTAAACGTTCCAATCCACGGCTAAGCCCTTGTGCAGCAAAATCACGTGCACGGTTCTGATCTTCGGTTACAAAAGCGGTGCGCGATCCCATGATCCGGGGCTCTACCCCAGGCGGCAGCGCGGCGAGATAGGCATCAATAATCGGATTTTGCAGCTCATCGAGTGCCGTATCCGGTGCATCTGACGGCCTGGGTTGAGTGCGTGACAACATCAGCCCATCCCCAGCCTTACCGGCTCGGATCCCACCTTCAACCGAGAAGGTGGCTTGCCAGACGCGTTTTTTCAGTTGGGGGGCAGCCGGATATAGACGGTTGGCGGCGTTGCCGAGCGCCTCGCCACCCCAGGCGTCCAGCAGAATGCGTAAATTATCGTTAAACGCCGCATTGCGCCGCTCGGCATCAATACCAAAAGCGCTAAACGAAGACGGGGTTCCGCCCGCCGCCAGCCCCACTTCCAACCGGCCACCGGAAAGCAGATCCAACACCGCCGTATCTTCCGCCACGCGCACGGCAGACTCCATCGGCAAGGTGATCACTCCAGTCCCCAAACGAATATGCCGGGTATGCACTGCGGCCTGAGCCAAAAAAACCAGAGGTGAAGGCAAGCCGCCCTCATCCTGATGAAAATGGTGCTGCGCTACCCAAGCGGTGTCGAACCCGGCGCGTTCGGCATGAACAATCTGCTCGGTGGCCAGCCGGTAACGTTCCTGAGCACTGCCGTTATCCAGCAGGCGGGTAAAAAAGCCGAGACGTTTAGCGCTCATGAGGCATCCTTCAAAGTTTGGTACATCGCACGGCCAGGAATGGCCGCAATCAATTGGCGGGTATAGTCACTGCCCGGCCGGGCAAATACCTCAGCGGTAGTGCCCGCATCTACCTGCTGCCCACGACACAGCACCGAGACGCTGTGCGAGATTTGCCGCACCGTCGCCAGATCGTGTGAGATAAACAGGTAGGTCAGCCCTAACTCACGCTGTAGCTGCTCTAATAAGCGCAGGATTTGTGCCTGCACGGTTACGTCCAGCGCCGAGGTAGCTTCATCCAATACCAGCACCCGAGGTTGCAGTATCAGAGCACGAGCGATGGCAACCCGTTGGCGCTGGCCCCCTGAAAGCTCACGCGGTTTGCGCGCCAGGAGTTCGGCAGGCAGAGCGACTCGTTCGAACAATTCCCGCACCCGCCGATAACGCTCTGCTTTGGCGACAGGCTCAAAGTTGAGTAACGGCTCTTCGATCGCCTGATACAAGGTTTGCGCCGGATCGAGCGAAGCAAAGGGGTTTTGATAGACCAGTTGGATACGCCGCCGAAACTGGCGCAGCGCCTCACCCTTCAGCCGGGTAAAATCGACGCCGTCGATAATGATTTGCCCAGCATCCGGCCGCTGAAACCCCAGCAGGCAACGGGCCAAGGTGGTTTTGCCGGAGCCGGACTCGCCGACCAACGCATGCGTGGTGCCGCGCTGCACGCTGAACGACACCCGATCCAACGCCCTGAACGCCTGCCCGCCTCTGCCAGCAAAACGGAAATCCTTCACCAGTTCGTTGACGACGATCGCCGGTTCCGCCTTGCGGACGATCGCTGGCGGAGCGATGGAGGCCAACGAAGGCACATCGGCAAACAAGCGGCGGGTATACTCATGCGCCGGGGCCTGCAATACCGCCGCTGTTTGCCCCTGCTCCTGCACCCTGCCCTGACGAAACACCAGTAGCCGGTCGGCCCGTTCCGCCGCCACGCCCAAATCGTGAGTGACGAACAGCACCGCCGTGCCAAACTCCTGACGCAGTTCTTCGATCAGATCGAGGATGCGTTTTTGCACCGTCACGTCCAGCGCGCTGGTCGGCTCGTCGGCGATAATCAACGCGGGCCGTAACGCAATGGCGATGGCAATCAGCACTCGCTGTTTCATGCCGCCGGAAAGTTCATGCGGATACTGGCGCGCCCGTAATTCCGGGTGAGTCAACCCCACGCGAGTGAGTAACTCTACGACCCGAAGCTGTACCAGCTTGCGTGGCAGGCGTTGGTGAATGTTGATGATCTCGGCAACCTGCTCACCGATGGTTTTAACCGGGTTCAGCGAACTGGCGGGGTCTTGCGGGATCAGGCTTATCTGCGCGCCACGCACCGCATCCAACTGGCGCGTAGACCAGTGCGCAATATCGGTGCCATTAAGCCGGATCGCCCCCTGCTCCAGGCGGCCATTTTCCGCCAGCAGGCCGATAATCGCCTGGGCCGTGGTGGTTTTACCCGATCCCGATTCCCCAACCAGGGCAACGACTTCCCCTGGCTGAATGGTAAAAGAAACGTTGTGCACCACCCGCTGGCTACTGGTGCCCTGCTGATAGGCGATAGAAACGTTATCCAGTTCCAGCAGTGGCGCAGGTGAGACGGTTGTCTGTAGGTTCATCGGCGCGCGCTCCCTAATGCATGGCTGATACGGTTGGCAGCCAGCACCACGGCAACCACCATCAGGCCGGGGAAGGTAGTCAGCCACCAGGCCGTTGAGATGTAATTACGCCCTTCGGCGATCAGTAAGCCCCACTCCGGCGTGGGCGGTGGCGTGCCGTATCCCAGGAAACTCAGGGTGGCGATCGCCAGAATGGCATTGCCAAACTGTAGGGCAGAGAATGCAATCACCGAGGTCAGCGAATTAGGCAGAATATGGCGCCATAGCACCGCCCAAAAGTGCCCGCCGCTGCCGTAGGCTGCCTCAACGTAGTCGCTGTGCCGTACCCGCAGCACTTCCGCGCGAGCCAGGCGTGCAAAGTTGGTCACCGACGAGATCCCCACCGCCAGCGCCGCATTCACCGTGCCGAAGCCCAGCAGAATGATCACGCTCAAGGAAAGCAGCAGCCCAGGGATCGACAGCAAAACATCAACCAGACGCATCACAACATCATCAACGATGCCGCCCAAAGCCCCGGCGACCACGCCCAACGACGTGCCCACAACCAGGCCCAACGCCACGGCAACTAACGCTGCGGATAAAGTGTGCGATGCGCCATACACGATCCGAGCGTAGAGATCGCGCCCCAGCGGATCGGTGCCCAACCAATGTTCACCACCCGG
This genomic window contains:
- a CDS encoding alkylhydroperoxidase domain protein; amino-acid sequence: MTDTQDHLTRLAEIAPDSPLAQARATRQAATDGIEASYQRLFAPQEVGGFTIAERLLLAQRISEWHGDRQLAAHYAQLQQTQPADGPRLQAALDHAERLAFKPAGAEAKHLQALQQAGWSLDDIVTLSQLIAFVSFQSRLLYGYRLLAGLPVATSGRAPVRASAWRTASHTASGRHAPPAFTSQELGWEPWIAAKPLAAFDEPGKALLTKFGHADSDYFRLLARDHAVLEQRTITDRAIFYTAGGLARQDRELAAAVASKVNGCIYCASVHARKAAQLSKRAEEVQRLLDIAPGGILSEGQGEDWRTQIDFAAALSATPPQANAAQLIALRQQGLGELELLDLVQATAFFAWANRLMLTLGEPYDD
- a CDS encoding putative FMN-dependent luciferase-like monooxygenase; this translates as MSAKRLGFFTRLLDNGSAQERYRLATEQIVHAERAGFDTAWVAQHHFHQDEGGLPSPLVFLAQAAVHTRHIRLGTGVITLPMESAVRVAEDTAVLDLLSGGRLEVGLAAGGTPSSFSAFGIDAERRNAAFNDNLRILLDAWGGEALGNAANRLYPAAPQLKKRVWQATFSVEGGIRAGKAGDGLMLSRTQPRPSDAPDTALDELQNPIIDAYLAALPPGVEPRIMGSRTAFVTEDQNRARDFAAQGLSRGLERLRASGHQVQDESLDGLIRAFDVHLGTPEQVIASLQRDSALARVTDLAFQVHSIDPPHAYILRSIELIARDVAPALGWQRRNPATLAYSHHAEENV
- a CDS encoding dipeptide ABC transporter ATP-binding protein; translated protein: MNLQTTVSPAPLLELDNVSIAYQQGTSSQRVVHNVSFTIQPGEVVALVGESGSGKTTTAQAIIGLLAENGRLEQGAIRLNGTDIAHWSTRQLDAVRGAQISLIPQDPASSLNPVKTIGEQVAEIINIHQRLPRKLVQLRVVELLTRVGLTHPELRARQYPHELSGGMKQRVLIAIAIALRPALIIADEPTSALDVTVQKRILDLIEELRQEFGTAVLFVTHDLGVAAERADRLLVFRQGRVQEQGQTAAVLQAPAHEYTRRLFADVPSLASIAPPAIVRKAEPAIVVNELVKDFRFAGRGGQAFRALDRVSFSVQRGTTHALVGESGSGKTTLARCLLGFQRPDAGQIIIDGVDFTRLKGEALRQFRRRIQLVYQNPFASLDPAQTLYQAIEEPLLNFEPVAKAERYRRVRELFERVALPAELLARKPRELSGGQRQRVAIARALILQPRVLVLDEATSALDVTVQAQILRLLEQLQRELGLTYLFISHDLATVRQISHSVSVLCRGQQVDAGTTAEVFARPGSDYTRQLIAAIPGRAMYQTLKDAS
- a CDS encoding ABC transporter permease, producing the protein MSSIPLEKSVMPERDLSGGETEGSLPTARRAQRRYPLSLWLAWIVLGIAVLWAIAPEIFTAYSGTEGIAGAQRLAPGGEHWLGTDPLGRDLYARIVYGASHTLSAALVAVALGLVVGTSLGVVAGALGGIVDDVVMRLVDVLLSIPGLLLSLSVIILLGFGTVNAALAVGISSVTNFARLARAEVLRVRHSDYVEAAYGSGGHFWAVLWRHILPNSLTSVIAFSALQFGNAILAIATLSFLGYGTPPPTPEWGLLIAEGRNYISTAWWLTTFPGLMVVAVVLAANRISHALGSARR